One stretch of Synechococcus sp. MU1617 DNA includes these proteins:
- a CDS encoding ribulose bisphosphate carboxylase small subunit: protein MPFQSTVGDYQTVATLETFGFLPPMTQDEIYDQIAYIIAQGWSPLVEHVHPSNSMATYWSYWKLPFFGEKDLNVVVSELEACHRAYPDHHVRIVGYDAYTQSQGACFVVFEGR, encoded by the coding sequence ATGCCTTTCCAGAGCACCGTGGGTGACTATCAAACAGTCGCCACCCTGGAGACCTTCGGCTTCCTCCCGCCGATGACCCAGGACGAGATCTACGACCAGATCGCGTACATCATTGCCCAGGGTTGGAGCCCGCTCGTCGAGCACGTCCATCCCAGCAACTCCATGGCCACCTATTGGTCTTATTGGAAGCTCCCCTTCTTCGGTGAGAAGGATCTGAACGTTGTCGTCAGTGAGCTCGAGGCTTGCCATCGCGCATACCCCGATCACCACGTGCGCATCGTCGGTTACGACGCTTACACCCAGAGCCAGGGTGCCTGCTTCGTGGTCTTCGAAGGACGCTGA